In one Desulfoferula mesophila genomic region, the following are encoded:
- a CDS encoding ATP synthase subunit I, with amino-acid sequence MAHKPLTMQTPEAALMKGLWWANLVTFGVLSAGAFIVADWRSGLSVVVGGLIALLNYRLLQRTICRTLLPREKKGVLSRYLTKYYLRFLATAVVLFFLVRQGLVEPLGLLVGLSVVVVTIFAWGARQAFKLRKEAF; translated from the coding sequence ATGGCTCACAAACCACTGACCATGCAGACCCCGGAAGCGGCCCTTATGAAAGGGCTGTGGTGGGCCAACCTGGTCACCTTCGGCGTGCTCAGCGCCGGGGCTTTCATCGTGGCCGACTGGCGCTCGGGTCTCAGCGTGGTGGTGGGCGGGCTCATCGCCCTGCTCAACTACCGCCTGCTGCAGCGCACCATCTGCCGCACCCTGTTGCCGCGGGAGAAAAAAGGCGTGCTGAGCAGGTATCTGACCAAGTATTACCTGCGGTTCCTGGCCACCGCCGTGGTGCTGTTCTTCTTGGTGCGCCAGGGCCTGGTGGAGCCGCTGGGCCTGTTGGTGGGCCTTTCGGTGGTGGTGGTGACGATCTTCGCCTGGGGCGCGCGCCAGGCTTTCAAGCTTCGTAAGGAGGCGTTCTAA
- a CDS encoding AtpZ/AtpI family protein — translation MGRFISESTREYLLILARVSSMGIAMVLATVMGLGAGWLVDKYFGTHPWGFFIGLGMGIAAGFRNLFILYKRTERSQERIDEAEHKQKR, via the coding sequence TTGGGCCGGTTTATCAGCGAATCGACCCGCGAATACCTGCTTATCCTGGCCAGGGTCAGTTCCATGGGCATCGCCATGGTCTTGGCCACGGTAATGGGATTGGGCGCGGGTTGGCTGGTTGACAAATATTTCGGCACCCATCCTTGGGGCTTTTTCATAGGCCTGGGGATGGGTATTGCGGCTGGTTTCCGCAACCTGTTCATTCTTTATAAACGGACCGAGCGCTCCCAGGAGCGCATCGACGAGGCCGAGCACAAACAAAAGCGATGA
- a CDS encoding SGNH/GDSL hydrolase family protein, with product MGKGLLAVALSPLMLAQGLYVRRTVPQIPEPEGPRQGEEGQGPELRLLIVGDSSAAGVGAEYQGEALSGRLAEALARSFRVRWLLAAQSGFTTQDLIHQLQVLHPQPWDVAFSVLGVNDVLSGVRPKAFIARQKSLVELLRRRYSVKRVLLSGLPPMHRFPSLPQPLRWYLGARARGLDAALRAWAATQPHLDYLALDFDLEVEDMAFDGFHPGPNAYAQWALGVAEKIKAWQG from the coding sequence CTGGGCAAAGGGCTGCTCGCCGTGGCCCTGTCGCCGCTGATGCTGGCCCAGGGGCTCTACGTGCGGCGCACCGTGCCCCAGATCCCCGAGCCCGAGGGGCCCCGCCAGGGCGAGGAAGGCCAGGGCCCGGAGCTGAGGCTGCTCATCGTGGGCGACTCTTCGGCCGCCGGGGTAGGGGCCGAGTATCAGGGCGAGGCCCTGAGCGGCCGCCTGGCCGAGGCCCTGGCCCGCTCCTTCCGGGTGCGCTGGCTCCTGGCCGCCCAGAGCGGCTTCACCACCCAGGACCTCATTCACCAATTGCAGGTACTCCACCCCCAGCCCTGGGACGTGGCCTTCAGCGTGCTGGGGGTCAACGACGTGCTGTCCGGAGTGCGGCCCAAGGCCTTCATCGCCCGGCAGAAAAGCCTGGTGGAGCTGTTGCGGCGCCGCTATTCGGTCAAACGGGTGCTGCTCTCGGGCCTGCCGCCCATGCACCGCTTTCCCTCGCTGCCCCAGCCCCTGCGCTGGTATCTGGGCGCCCGGGCCCGGGGCCTGGACGCCGCCCTGCGCGCCTGGGCCGCCACCCAGCCCCACCTGGACTACCTGGCCCTGGATTTCGATCTGGAGGTGGAGGACATGGCCTTCGACGGCTTCCACCCCGGCCCCAACGCCTACGCCCAGTGGGCCCTGGGCGTGGCCGAGAAGATCAAGGCCTGGCAGGGCTAA
- a CDS encoding TrpB-like pyridoxal phosphate-dependent enzyme: protein MEQVKVLLDETEMPRQWYNVQADLPTPLAPPFHPATMEIATPEQMNVIFPMSLLEQEMSPQAYWDIPDEVMQVLALWRPTPLQRARGLEKALGTPARIYFKNESVSPAGSHKPNTAVAQAYYNKQEGIKRIATETGAGQWGSAMSLACNMFGLECTVYMVRVSYDQKPYRKSIINTWGAEIFASPSEQTNSGRAALAENPDHPGSLGLAISEAVEDAATRDDTNYALGSVLNHVCLHQTIIGEEAIRQMNKIGEKPDVVIGCIGGGSNFAGISFPYVREKIKGMDVRILAVEPASCPTVTKGLYAYDYGDTAHLAPIVLMHTLGHTFVPPGIHAGGLRYHGMSPLVSRLAEDKLVEAIAVPQLECFEAGLMFARTEGIVPAPESTHAIRGAVIEALKAKEEGKERVILFNLSGHGHFDMSAYDAYLAGQLSNYEYPQSMVDEALSKLPHVELPAM, encoded by the coding sequence ATGGAGCAGGTCAAGGTTCTACTCGACGAAACCGAGATGCCGCGCCAGTGGTACAACGTCCAGGCGGACTTGCCCACGCCCCTGGCCCCGCCTTTCCACCCGGCCACCATGGAGATCGCCACCCCGGAGCAGATGAACGTCATCTTCCCCATGTCGCTGTTGGAGCAGGAGATGAGCCCCCAGGCCTACTGGGACATCCCCGACGAGGTGATGCAGGTCTTGGCCCTCTGGCGGCCCACTCCCTTGCAGCGGGCCCGCGGCCTGGAAAAGGCCCTGGGCACCCCGGCGCGCATCTACTTCAAGAACGAGTCGGTCTCCCCGGCGGGCTCCCACAAGCCCAACACCGCCGTGGCCCAGGCCTATTACAACAAGCAGGAGGGCATCAAGCGCATCGCCACCGAGACCGGCGCGGGCCAGTGGGGCAGCGCCATGAGCCTGGCCTGCAACATGTTCGGGCTGGAGTGCACCGTGTACATGGTGCGGGTCAGCTATGACCAGAAGCCCTACCGCAAGTCCATCATCAACACCTGGGGGGCCGAGATCTTCGCCAGCCCCAGCGAGCAGACCAACTCGGGCCGCGCGGCCCTGGCCGAAAACCCCGACCACCCCGGCTCCCTGGGCCTGGCCATCAGCGAGGCGGTGGAAGACGCGGCCACCCGCGACGACACCAACTACGCCCTGGGCTCGGTGCTCAACCACGTGTGCCTGCACCAGACCATCATCGGCGAGGAAGCCATCCGCCAGATGAACAAGATCGGCGAGAAGCCCGACGTGGTCATCGGCTGCATCGGCGGCGGCTCCAACTTCGCGGGCATCTCCTTCCCCTACGTGCGCGAAAAGATCAAGGGCATGGACGTGCGCATCCTGGCGGTGGAGCCCGCCTCCTGCCCCACGGTCACCAAGGGGCTCTACGCCTACGACTACGGCGACACCGCCCACCTGGCCCCCATCGTCTTGATGCACACCCTGGGCCACACCTTCGTGCCCCCGGGCATCCACGCCGGCGGCCTGCGCTACCACGGCATGAGCCCGCTGGTCAGCCGCCTGGCCGAGGACAAGCTGGTGGAGGCCATCGCGGTGCCCCAGCTGGAATGCTTCGAGGCGGGCCTCATGTTCGCCCGCACCGAGGGCATCGTGCCCGCGCCCGAGTCCACCCACGCCATCCGCGGGGCGGTGATCGAGGCCCTCAAGGCCAAGGAAGAGGGCAAGGAGCGGGTGATCCTGTTCAACCTCTCGGGCCACGGCCACTTCGACATGAGCGCCTACGACGCCTATCTGGCGGGCCAGTTGTCCAACTACGAGTATCCCCAATCCATGGTGGACGAGGCCCTGAGCAAACTGCCCCACGTGGAGCTGCCGGCCATGTAA
- a CDS encoding sensor domain-containing diguanylate cyclase: protein MNGQSFTDELVRLCPDGIIGVNREGTVVIFNEAAERMFQRDKQDVLDKLHITEIYYPPDLARQIKKLLYDQEHGGRGRVDEVEVEAINAEGRKMPIRLSAALLTEGGREVGSVGFFHDMSTRKALEQELLLRSITDSLTGLANRRHFQEVLHVEARRAQRYRRPLSLAILDMDGFKRINDTYGHQQGDELLKLLGQSLRQNLRQVDRAFRLGGDEFALLLAETTREQGMVAVDRFRQHFKQVCHPAMDHLEGTPIPVTLSLGLAQLEAGEAPEKLIKRADMAMYEAKKQGGDRVIQAPPTAEED, encoded by the coding sequence ATGAACGGCCAGTCCTTTACCGACGAATTGGTGCGCTTGTGCCCCGACGGTATCATCGGGGTGAACCGCGAAGGCACCGTGGTCATTTTCAACGAAGCGGCGGAGCGGATGTTTCAGCGCGACAAGCAGGATGTGCTGGACAAGCTGCACATCACCGAAATCTACTATCCTCCAGACTTGGCCCGGCAGATAAAGAAGCTGCTCTACGACCAAGAGCACGGTGGCCGAGGCCGGGTGGACGAGGTGGAGGTGGAGGCCATCAACGCCGAGGGCCGCAAAATGCCCATCCGCCTGTCGGCCGCCCTGCTCACGGAAGGGGGCCGGGAGGTGGGCAGCGTGGGCTTTTTCCACGATATGAGCACCCGCAAGGCCCTGGAGCAGGAGCTCTTGCTGCGCTCCATCACCGACAGCCTCACCGGCTTGGCCAACCGACGCCACTTCCAGGAGGTGTTGCACGTCGAGGCGCGGCGCGCTCAACGCTACCGGCGGCCCCTATCCCTGGCCATCCTGGACATGGATGGCTTCAAGCGCATTAACGACACCTATGGCCACCAGCAGGGGGATGAACTACTCAAGCTCTTGGGCCAAAGCCTGCGCCAAAACCTGCGCCAGGTGGACCGGGCGTTCCGCCTGGGCGGGGACGAATTCGCCCTGTTGCTGGCGGAGACCACCCGGGAGCAGGGCATGGTGGCCGTGGATCGCTTCCGGCAACACTTCAAGCAAGTCTGCCACCCGGCCATGGACCACCTGGAGGGAACACCGATCCCGGTGACTCTCAGCCTGGGCCTGGCCCAGCTGGAGGCGGGCGAAGCGCCGGAAAAGCTGATCAAGCGGGCCGACATGGCCATGTACGAGGCCAAAAAACAAGGCGGAGACCGGGTGATACAGGCCCCGCCAACGGCCGAGGAAGATTAG
- a CDS encoding PASTA domain-containing protein, producing MTLRIPCYPALFCLCLLLNIAPALAPEALAAAEDRVRQITDQMMALAGGRDWAEHKGALERIRADRQEASRLTPPVLAQAKLFQQALEHAKNLRYWAKQAEAKAALLRALYASAQEQGRAACAAGEKAGVTAAQIKLQKALDEAAPLQQELNSATFRTKQAHNWLRGQWPQLKALADQGQRAYELSQRATKIDNKFFATHGSAYYYFQAQREKMDKLFVKLHQVLQETARRVGAGQRLVFDIYNSARQGIPLPANLDPVQLDFARQSVAILAPVFTRLQKERLLFQADKHLLPADAPKEHQRLREVDERQKKLFKLLGTWQKCRDAPQLYAQVAQAHGAARQARDAAQAAAQKAQACYARAEAKQKALLAQRCPEHAFAQWDPAQGRATCACNAAKGWVWNSDHSDCVPLSVCRRLWEGYQRFQNEGNREQSASTLASLRRHKCPNQAQLAGQRAVPRLVGLSAQQAAQALGRAGLKYKISSAGPAPRPQQAGQVAGQNPAPGAAAQQGHIVGLSVYDQPRPSQAQAAPAERCDRLGRIFNQAVEKHDLNTAGQVANEAQGCAWQAKAQTWVRCARLAQAYNRALETKDRRAAVQAANQAQGCDWQTKAQGFLRCQDLVQDYDAAFAMAQQSKDLSGLKNILTQAKGCGWYAQGRSKALCLRAGLIFDRNIAAKQTQEAGKALAYARQNNCYWRQAGERIYAQATRPAPAPRQQPAPPPQPARRLTPQQECQRMNDIALNACRRGGATLDSLNAAFNPMAGRWKQLGCRMSPALDQCVDAVVERDIGGMFRGWSLGR from the coding sequence ATGACGCTTCGCATACCTTGTTACCCGGCCCTGTTCTGCCTTTGCCTTTTGCTCAACATCGCCCCCGCGCTGGCGCCAGAGGCCCTAGCCGCGGCCGAGGATCGCGTGCGCCAAATCACCGACCAGATGATGGCCCTGGCCGGCGGCCGGGATTGGGCCGAGCACAAGGGGGCCCTGGAGCGCATACGGGCCGACCGCCAGGAGGCCTCCCGCCTCACCCCGCCGGTCCTGGCCCAGGCCAAGTTGTTCCAGCAGGCCTTGGAGCACGCCAAGAACCTGCGTTACTGGGCCAAGCAGGCGGAGGCCAAGGCCGCGCTGCTGCGGGCCCTGTACGCCTCGGCCCAAGAGCAGGGCCGGGCGGCCTGCGCCGCCGGGGAAAAGGCCGGGGTCACCGCCGCCCAGATCAAGCTGCAAAAGGCCCTGGATGAGGCGGCCCCCCTGCAGCAGGAGCTGAACTCAGCCACTTTTCGGACCAAGCAGGCCCACAACTGGCTGCGGGGCCAGTGGCCCCAGCTGAAGGCCCTGGCCGACCAGGGCCAACGGGCCTATGAACTTAGCCAAAGGGCCACCAAGATCGACAACAAGTTTTTTGCCACCCACGGCTCGGCCTACTACTATTTCCAGGCCCAGCGCGAGAAGATGGATAAACTGTTCGTCAAACTGCACCAGGTGCTCCAGGAAACCGCCCGACGGGTGGGCGCCGGTCAGCGCCTGGTATTTGATATCTACAACAGCGCCCGCCAGGGCATTCCCCTGCCCGCCAACCTGGACCCAGTGCAGCTCGATTTCGCCCGCCAAAGTGTGGCCATCCTGGCCCCGGTCTTCACCCGCCTACAAAAAGAGCGCCTGCTGTTCCAGGCGGACAAGCATTTGCTGCCAGCCGACGCACCCAAGGAGCACCAGCGGCTGCGGGAGGTCGACGAGCGCCAGAAAAAGTTGTTCAAGCTGCTGGGCACCTGGCAAAAGTGCCGGGACGCGCCCCAGCTATACGCCCAGGTGGCCCAGGCCCACGGCGCGGCGCGCCAGGCGCGGGACGCAGCCCAGGCCGCCGCGCAAAAAGCCCAGGCCTGCTATGCGCGGGCCGAGGCCAAGCAAAAGGCCTTGTTGGCCCAGCGCTGCCCGGAGCACGCCTTTGCCCAATGGGACCCGGCCCAGGGCCGGGCCACCTGCGCCTGCAACGCGGCCAAGGGCTGGGTGTGGAACAGCGACCATAGCGACTGCGTGCCCCTGTCCGTGTGCCGCCGGCTGTGGGAGGGGTATCAGCGTTTCCAGAACGAGGGCAACCGGGAGCAGTCCGCCAGCACCCTGGCCTCCCTGCGACGGCACAAGTGCCCCAACCAGGCCCAGTTGGCGGGCCAGCGCGCGGTGCCCCGGCTGGTGGGCTTGAGCGCCCAGCAGGCGGCCCAGGCCCTGGGCCGGGCGGGGCTCAAGTATAAGATTTCCTCCGCCGGACCGGCCCCCCGTCCCCAGCAGGCCGGGCAGGTGGCCGGGCAGAACCCCGCCCCCGGCGCGGCGGCCCAACAGGGGCACATCGTGGGCCTGAGCGTGTACGACCAACCCCGGCCAAGCCAGGCCCAGGCCGCCCCGGCGGAGCGCTGCGACCGGCTGGGCCGCATCTTCAATCAGGCCGTGGAAAAGCATGACCTGAACACCGCCGGTCAGGTGGCCAACGAGGCCCAGGGTTGCGCCTGGCAGGCCAAGGCCCAGACCTGGGTGCGCTGCGCCCGCCTGGCCCAGGCCTATAACCGGGCCTTGGAAACCAAGGACCGCCGGGCCGCCGTTCAGGCGGCCAACCAGGCCCAGGGCTGCGACTGGCAGACCAAGGCCCAAGGTTTCCTGCGCTGCCAGGACCTGGTCCAAGACTACGACGCCGCATTTGCCATGGCCCAACAAAGCAAGGACCTGAGCGGGCTCAAGAACATCCTGACCCAGGCCAAGGGCTGCGGCTGGTACGCCCAAGGGCGCTCCAAGGCCCTGTGCCTCAGGGCGGGCCTGATCTTTGACCGCAACATCGCCGCCAAGCAAACCCAGGAGGCGGGCAAGGCCCTGGCCTATGCCCGGCAAAACAACTGCTACTGGCGCCAGGCCGGGGAGCGCATCTACGCCCAGGCCACCCGCCCGGCCCCGGCCCCCCGGCAGCAACCGGCCCCGCCGCCCCAGCCGGCCCGGCGGCTGACCCCCCAGCAGGAGTGCCAGCGCATGAACGACATCGCGCTAAATGCCTGCCGCCGAGGCGGGGCCACCTTGGACAGCCTGAACGCGGCGTTCAATCCCATGGCAGGGCGCTGGAAGCAGCTGGGCTGCCGGATGTCGCCAGCCCTGGATCAGTGCGTGGATGCGGTGGTGGAGCGCGATATCGGCGGCATGTTCCGGGGCTGGAGCCTGGGCCGGTAG
- a CDS encoding serine hydrolase: MRRRSRLVAAALSWLLLLCLLGLPPAGAAPASQADLQKFLSRFEAYAEKNRRAFGVPGLSMAVVAGDKLVLLKGLGVTALGGGRPVDGDTIFQIGSTSKAFTAAMVAIAADEKKLAWDDRVIEHLPGFLMQDPWVTREFLVKDLMAQHTGLAPHAGELQALFGFGPAHMVASLAHLSPVTSFRSAFAYQNIPFLAAARMVSRLSGLDYAQFLERKIWQPLGMSRTSLPRSGLAQGDNVTRLHRREKGKTVLLPRDWPYQDWIYLFGPAGGINSTARDMAQWLRLNINRGEVEGKRLISAANVEFMHTPATPVKVDLADGALAQYCQAWVYERHGASPTMVWHNGDTSVNHAMIAVLPEAKAGLVMLSNLGGVDMLDNLARYFRDLWGGLEPPDYCAEYLAKLKEADGKSELPPRPKSPLPPQPLERYVGRYANPVYETANVALKGAGLEMTLGPRRVRMELVPWDRDRFLARDPADPEMLNFLVSFEIGGKGLVERFRASGLENEGGGLFRRLP, translated from the coding sequence ATGCGTCGCCGTTCGCGCCTGGTTGCCGCCGCCCTGTCCTGGCTGCTCTTGCTCTGTCTGCTTGGCCTGCCCCCCGCCGGGGCGGCGCCCGCATCGCAAGCCGATCTGCAAAAGTTCCTGAGCCGCTTCGAGGCCTATGCCGAGAAAAACCGCCGGGCCTTCGGGGTGCCGGGCCTGTCCATGGCCGTGGTGGCCGGCGACAAGCTGGTGCTGCTCAAGGGCCTGGGCGTCACCGCCCTGGGCGGGGGCCGACCGGTGGACGGCGACACCATCTTTCAGATCGGCTCCACCTCCAAGGCCTTCACCGCGGCCATGGTGGCCATCGCCGCCGACGAGAAGAAGCTGGCCTGGGACGACCGGGTGATCGAGCACCTGCCCGGCTTCTTGATGCAAGACCCCTGGGTGACCCGCGAGTTTCTGGTCAAGGACCTCATGGCCCAGCACACCGGCCTGGCCCCTCACGCCGGGGAGTTGCAGGCCCTGTTCGGCTTCGGCCCGGCCCACATGGTCGCCTCCCTGGCCCACCTCAGCCCGGTGACCAGCTTCCGCTCGGCCTTCGCCTACCAGAACATTCCCTTCCTGGCGGCGGCCCGGATGGTCAGCCGCCTCAGCGGCCTGGACTACGCCCAATTCCTGGAGCGCAAGATTTGGCAGCCCCTGGGCATGAGCCGCACCAGCCTGCCCCGCTCCGGGCTGGCCCAGGGCGACAACGTCACCCGCCTGCACCGGCGCGAGAAGGGCAAGACGGTGCTGTTGCCCCGCGACTGGCCCTACCAGGATTGGATCTACCTCTTCGGCCCGGCCGGGGGCATAAACTCCACCGCCCGGGACATGGCCCAGTGGCTGCGCCTTAACATCAACCGGGGCGAGGTGGAGGGCAAGCGCCTGATCAGCGCGGCCAACGTGGAGTTCATGCACACCCCGGCCACCCCGGTGAAGGTGGATTTAGCCGATGGCGCTCTGGCCCAATACTGCCAGGCCTGGGTCTACGAGCGCCACGGCGCCTCGCCCACCATGGTCTGGCACAACGGCGACACCTCGGTCAACCACGCCATGATCGCCGTTTTGCCCGAGGCCAAGGCGGGCCTGGTGATGCTCAGCAACCTGGGCGGGGTGGACATGCTGGACAACCTGGCCCGCTATTTCCGCGACCTGTGGGGCGGCCTGGAGCCCCCGGACTATTGCGCCGAGTACCTGGCTAAGCTCAAGGAGGCCGACGGCAAGAGCGAGCTGCCCCCCCGGCCGAAAAGCCCCTTGCCCCCTCAACCCCTGGAGCGCTACGTGGGCCGTTATGCCAACCCGGTGTATGAGACGGCGAACGTGGCCCTCAAGGGCGCGGGCCTGGAGATGACCCTGGGCCCCCGCCGGGTGCGCATGGAGCTGGTCCCCTGGGACCGGGATCGTTTCCTGGCCCGGGATCCGGCCGATCCCGAAATGCTCAACTTCCTGGTGTCCTTTGAAATCGGCGGAAAGGGCCTGGTGGAGCGCTTCCGGGCGTCGGGCCTGGAAAACGAAGGGGGCGGCCTCTTCCGCCGCCTGCCCTGA
- a CDS encoding secondary thiamine-phosphate synthase enzyme YjbQ — MTGIEVQTSAHTQGVDITRQVAGVVQAAGVREGWCEVFVPHTTAAVAVNEAADPDVIADIIDALDKLVPWQGGYRHAEGNSAAHVKSVLVGSTVRLPVQGGRLALGTWQGIFFMEFDGPRRRKAWVDVR, encoded by the coding sequence ATGACCGGCATCGAAGTGCAAACCAGCGCCCACACTCAGGGCGTGGACATCACCCGCCAGGTGGCCGGGGTGGTTCAGGCCGCCGGGGTGCGGGAGGGCTGGTGCGAGGTGTTCGTGCCCCACACCACCGCGGCGGTGGCGGTGAACGAGGCGGCGGACCCGGACGTGATCGCCGACATCATCGACGCCTTGGACAAGCTGGTGCCCTGGCAGGGCGGATACCGCCACGCCGAGGGCAACTCGGCGGCCCACGTGAAAAGCGTGCTGGTGGGCTCCACGGTGCGCCTGCCGGTCCAGGGCGGCCGCCTGGCCCTGGGCACCTGGCAGGGCATCTTCTTCATGGAGTTCGACGGCCCGCGCCGCCGCAAGGCCTGGGTGGACGTGCGATGA
- a CDS encoding PAS and helix-turn-helix domain-containing protein, whose translation MTIPPDPNSPDRGLSPQGQYQLLLAQAQQQATPDGILVVDQNNRVKSWNQRLLELWGLDPKVMLGADTQSLLKLTTPLLAEPEEFVRRLTHLYRHLEEPEDAWEFSLLDGRIMVRYSRGLLSADGRYWGRVWFYRDITRRVKMERELRQHRDHLAEEVARATKGLQEEIARRRMTERQLREKEKSLKAQARHLEETNIALKVLLNQSAADRRSLTSGFRVNLETVVLPYLKELLSLGLSREQEALARVIQDNLEALVSPFVAKLMEAHPELTTREVQVADLVRAGKSNKEIAPLLGISARAVEFHRENIRRKLGIAGQRANLRARLLSLK comes from the coding sequence GTGACCATTCCCCCCGACCCCAACTCCCCTGATCGCGGGCTGTCGCCCCAGGGGCAATATCAGCTGCTTTTGGCCCAGGCCCAACAGCAGGCCACGCCCGACGGCATCCTGGTGGTGGATCAGAACAACCGGGTCAAATCCTGGAACCAGCGCCTGTTGGAGCTGTGGGGCCTGGACCCCAAGGTCATGCTGGGGGCGGACACCCAAAGCCTGCTCAAGTTGACCACCCCCCTGCTGGCCGAGCCCGAGGAGTTCGTCCGCCGTCTGACCCATCTATACCGCCACCTGGAAGAGCCAGAAGACGCCTGGGAGTTCTCCCTGCTGGACGGCCGGATCATGGTGCGCTATTCCCGGGGCCTGCTGAGCGCCGACGGCCGTTATTGGGGCCGGGTATGGTTTTACCGCGACATCACCCGCCGGGTGAAAATGGAACGGGAGCTCCGGCAACACCGCGACCACCTGGCCGAGGAGGTGGCCCGGGCCACCAAAGGGCTGCAAGAGGAGATCGCCCGCCGCCGGATGACCGAGCGGCAGCTCCGGGAAAAGGAAAAGAGCCTCAAGGCCCAGGCCCGCCACCTGGAGGAGACCAACATCGCCCTCAAGGTGCTGTTGAACCAGAGCGCCGCCGACCGGCGGAGCCTGACCAGCGGCTTCCGGGTGAACCTGGAGACGGTGGTGCTGCCCTACCTCAAGGAGCTGCTCTCCCTGGGGCTGAGCCGGGAGCAGGAGGCCCTGGCCCGAGTGATCCAGGACAATCTGGAGGCCCTGGTCAGCCCCTTTGTCGCCAAGCTCATGGAGGCCCATCCGGAGCTGACCACCCGGGAGGTGCAGGTGGCCGATCTGGTGCGCGCGGGCAAATCCAACAAGGAAATCGCGCCGCTGTTGGGCATCAGCGCCAGGGCGGTGGAGTTCCACCGCGAAAATATCCGCCGCAAGCTGGGCATCGCCGGACAAAGGGCCAATTTGCGGGCCCGCTTACTTTCACTTAAGTAA